In Cicer arietinum cultivar CDC Frontier isolate Library 1 chromosome 1, Cicar.CDCFrontier_v2.0, whole genome shotgun sequence, one DNA window encodes the following:
- the LOC101498200 gene encoding uncharacterized protein has translation MFSLFYGLWQYMFSKLELHVLILGIDKAGKTTLLEKIKSVYTNIEGLPPDRIVPTVGLNIGRIEVANRKLVFWDLGGQPGLRSIWEKYYEEAHAVVFVVDASSPSRFEDAKSALEKVLRHEDLKGAPLLILANKQDLPEAVSADELAQYLDLKKLDERVYMFESVSAYDGLGIRESAEWLVEVMERSKRTEMLRLRAGAMGPGST, from the exons ATGTTTTCGTTATTTTATGGACTTTGGCAGTACATGTTCAGCAAATTAGAGCTTCATGTACTCATTTTGGGGATTGACAAGGCTGGCAAAACG ACTTTGCTGGAGAAGATTAAGTCAGTGTACACGAACATAGAAGGCCTTCCCCCTGATCGAATTGTTCCAACTGTAGGATTGAATATTGGTCGAATTGAAGTTGCAAATAGAAAACTTGTGTTCTGGGACTTGGGAGGTCAG CCTGGTCTTCGTTCAATCTGGGAGAAATATTATGAAGAGGCACATGCTGTAGTATTTGTTGTAGATGCATCTAGCCCCTCACGATTTGAAGATGCAAAGTCCGCCCTTG AAAAGGTGCTTCGACATGAGGATCTCAAAGGAGCCCCTCTTTTGATATTAGCAAACAAGCAA GATCTTCCTGAAGCAGTATCAGCTGATGAACTTGCTCAGTATCTAGATTTAAAGAAACTAGATGAAAGAGTTTACATGTTCGAATCTGTGTCAGCATATGATGG GCTGGGGATTAGAGAAAGTGCAGAGTGGCTGGTGGAAGTGATGGAGAGAAGCAAGAGGACTGAAATGTTGAGATTGCGGGCAGGTGCAATGGGTCCAGGTTCTACCTAG